A single region of the Streptomyces sp. ITFR-16 genome encodes:
- a CDS encoding DUF3311 domain-containing protein, whose translation MPADPEGKPPTVTPVRVVIALCLIAPFVAMLWVSSYAKIDPTFIGIPFFYWYQMLWVLISTALTMIAYKLWQRDQRARKGGASA comes from the coding sequence ATGCCAGCAGACCCAGAAGGAAAGCCACCCACCGTCACACCGGTGCGGGTGGTCATCGCCCTCTGCCTCATCGCGCCGTTCGTGGCGATGCTCTGGGTGAGTTCGTACGCGAAGATCGACCCGACGTTCATCGGCATCCCGTTCTTCTACTGGTACCAGATGCTCTGGGTGCTCATCTCGACCGCGCTCACGATGATCGCGTACAAGCTGTGGCAGCGTGACCAGCGCGCCCGCAAGGGGGGTGCGTCGGCATGA
- a CDS encoding carbohydrate ABC transporter permease, with product MRRSLFGRFWPNATAVVLFIGFAFPVYWMFSTAFKPAGDIITETPVWFPTDVTLEHFKKAIAADHFWTLVRNSFTVTILSVGASLVIALLASFAMARMRFKGRRGILLTFMIAQMAPWEVMVIAIYMLVRDADMLNSLVPLTVFYMMMVLPFTLLTLRGYVAAVPKELEESAMVDGCTRPQAFMKVILPLLGPGLMATSLFGFITAWNEFPLVLILNKDIESQTLPLWLSQFRTAFGDDWGATMAASSLFAVPILILFIYLQRKAVSGLTDGAVKG from the coding sequence GTGAGGCGTTCACTGTTCGGCCGGTTCTGGCCCAACGCGACGGCGGTCGTCCTCTTCATAGGCTTCGCCTTCCCCGTCTACTGGATGTTCAGCACGGCCTTCAAGCCGGCCGGCGACATCATCACCGAGACCCCGGTGTGGTTCCCGACGGACGTCACGCTCGAACACTTCAAGAAGGCCATCGCGGCGGACCACTTCTGGACGCTCGTGCGCAACTCGTTCACGGTGACGATCCTGTCCGTGGGCGCCTCGCTGGTGATCGCGCTGCTCGCGTCCTTCGCGATGGCCCGCATGCGCTTCAAGGGCCGCCGCGGCATCCTGCTGACCTTCATGATCGCGCAGATGGCCCCGTGGGAGGTCATGGTCATCGCGATCTACATGCTGGTCCGCGACGCGGACATGCTGAACAGCCTGGTCCCGCTGACGGTCTTCTACATGATGATGGTCCTGCCCTTCACCCTCCTGACGCTGCGCGGCTACGTCGCCGCGGTGCCCAAGGAGCTGGAGGAGTCGGCCATGGTCGACGGCTGCACCCGCCCGCAGGCCTTCATGAAGGTGATCCTGCCGCTGCTCGGCCCGGGTCTGATGGCGACCTCGCTCTTCGGCTTCATCACCGCCTGGAACGAATTCCCGCTCGTGCTCATCCTCAACAAGGACATCGAGTCGCAGACCCTGCCGCTCTGGCTCTCCCAGTTCCGGACCGCGTTCGGTGACGACTGGGGTGCGACCATGGCAGCTTCCTCGCTCTTCGCCGTACCGATCCTGATCCTCTTCATCTACCTGCAGCGCAAGGCCGTCAGCGGTCTCACCGACGGCGCAGTGAAGGGATAA
- a CDS encoding sugar ABC transporter permease translates to MSVQTEQVDSVPAAGVRKDDAPPAGPVAPRTKRGGASAPYLLLLPALLATAVLLGYPLVKNGMLSFQNLNPRQLILHLTEWNGFDNYQEILGGSDFWRVVGRSIVFTAANVVLIMVLGLLIGLLLARLGKRMRLLLMLGLVLAWAMPMIAATTVYQWLFAQRFGVVNYVLDSLGWHSMADYNWLSTQFSTFSLVTLVIVWQSIPFVAINLYAASTTIPKELYEAASLDGAGTWQNFTSVTFPFLKPFLVATTFLEVIWVFKSFAQLFAINEGGPDRLTETLPVYAFVEGVGNQHFGMGAAISFLTILVLLALTGYYLRTVLKQEEDEL, encoded by the coding sequence ATGTCAGTGCAGACCGAACAAGTGGACTCGGTCCCGGCAGCCGGTGTCCGCAAGGATGACGCGCCTCCCGCCGGCCCCGTCGCACCGCGAACGAAGCGGGGCGGCGCCTCGGCCCCGTATCTGCTCCTCCTGCCCGCGCTGCTCGCCACGGCGGTGCTCCTCGGGTATCCGCTGGTCAAGAACGGCATGCTGTCGTTCCAGAACCTCAACCCGCGTCAGCTGATCCTCCACCTGACCGAGTGGAACGGCTTCGACAACTACCAGGAGATCCTCGGCGGATCGGACTTCTGGCGGGTCGTCGGGCGGTCGATCGTCTTCACCGCTGCCAACGTTGTCCTGATCATGGTGCTCGGCCTGCTGATCGGCCTGCTGCTCGCGCGGCTGGGCAAGAGGATGCGGCTGCTGCTCATGCTGGGCCTCGTGCTCGCGTGGGCCATGCCGATGATCGCGGCCACCACGGTCTACCAGTGGCTGTTCGCCCAGCGGTTCGGCGTCGTCAACTACGTGCTCGACAGCCTCGGCTGGCACTCGATGGCCGACTACAACTGGCTCAGCACCCAGTTCTCCACCTTCTCGCTGGTCACCCTGGTGATCGTCTGGCAGTCCATCCCCTTCGTGGCGATCAACCTGTACGCCGCGTCGACGACGATCCCCAAGGAGCTGTACGAGGCAGCCTCGCTCGACGGCGCCGGAACCTGGCAGAACTTCACCTCGGTGACGTTCCCGTTCCTCAAGCCGTTCCTGGTGGCCACGACGTTCCTCGAAGTCATCTGGGTCTTCAAGTCGTTCGCCCAGCTCTTCGCGATCAACGAGGGCGGCCCCGACCGGCTCACCGAGACGCTGCCCGTCTACGCGTTCGTCGAAGGCGTCGGCAACCAGCACTTCGGCATGGGCGCCGCCATCTCGTTCCTGACGATTCTCGTCCTGCTGGCGCTGACCGGCTACTACCTGCGTACCGTACTCAAGCAAGAGGAGGACGAGCTGTGA
- a CDS encoding glycoside hydrolase family 3 protein, which yields MTTLISTTDTVTRDALAVLQPGFTGTTAPDWLLRRVGEGLSSVGLFGRNIETPEQLAALTAQLRAERDDVLVAIDEEGGDVTRLEVRHGSSFPGNLALGSVDDTALTRAVARELGRRLADCGVNLNWAPSADVNSNPGNPVIGVRSFGADPQLVARHTAAYVEGLQAAGVAACTKHFPGHGDTAVDSHHALPRIDVDLETLHARELVPFRAAIAAGSKSVMSAHILLPALDPHRPATLSPQILTGLLREELGYDGLIVTDAVEMQAIASTYGIERGSVLAIAAGADALCVGGGLDDDSTVLRLRDALVAAVRDGELPEERLADAAARVRALASWTQRARGAGSEPGAAVQEGTAPGTVPSTKIGTDIGLVAARRAVKVTGTAEPLTGPVYVAAFTPVANIAVGDETPWGVAAELARLVPGTGTDTYSSESEAPAEAALSAAGERRIVAVVRDAHRHAWMTEALDALLAERPDTIVVEMGVPQAAPRGALHIATHGAARVCGQAAAEVIALTSPSGD from the coding sequence ATGACCACCCTCATCTCCACCACGGACACCGTCACCCGGGACGCTCTCGCCGTCCTGCAACCGGGCTTCACCGGCACCACCGCCCCGGACTGGCTGCTGCGCCGGGTCGGTGAAGGCCTCTCCTCCGTCGGCCTGTTCGGGCGCAACATCGAGACGCCCGAGCAGCTCGCCGCGCTCACCGCCCAGCTCAGGGCGGAGCGCGACGACGTGCTCGTCGCTATCGACGAGGAGGGCGGCGACGTCACCCGGCTCGAGGTGCGGCACGGCTCCTCCTTCCCCGGGAACCTCGCGCTCGGCTCCGTCGACGACACCGCCCTGACGCGCGCCGTCGCCCGGGAGCTGGGCCGCCGGCTCGCCGACTGCGGGGTCAACCTCAACTGGGCGCCGTCCGCCGACGTCAACTCCAATCCCGGCAATCCGGTCATCGGGGTACGGTCCTTCGGCGCCGACCCGCAGCTGGTCGCCCGGCACACCGCCGCGTATGTCGAGGGCCTCCAGGCGGCCGGAGTCGCCGCCTGCACCAAGCACTTCCCGGGGCACGGCGACACCGCGGTCGACTCGCACCACGCGCTGCCCCGCATCGACGTGGATCTCGAAACCCTGCACGCCCGTGAACTGGTGCCCTTCCGGGCGGCCATCGCGGCGGGTTCCAAATCCGTGATGAGCGCGCATATCCTTCTTCCCGCGCTCGATCCGCACCGCCCGGCGACGCTGAGCCCGCAGATCCTGACCGGTCTGCTGCGCGAGGAGCTGGGTTACGACGGCCTGATCGTCACCGACGCCGTGGAGATGCAGGCCATCGCCTCGACGTACGGGATCGAGCGCGGCTCGGTCCTCGCGATCGCGGCCGGTGCCGACGCGCTGTGCGTCGGCGGCGGCCTCGACGACGACAGCACCGTGCTGCGGCTGCGCGACGCCCTGGTCGCCGCGGTGCGCGACGGTGAACTTCCCGAGGAGCGGCTCGCCGATGCCGCGGCCCGGGTACGGGCCCTTGCGTCCTGGACGCAGCGGGCCAGGGGGGCCGGCTCGGAGCCGGGCGCGGCAGTGCAGGAGGGGACCGCGCCCGGCACCGTACCGAGCACCAAGATCGGCACGGACATCGGTCTGGTCGCCGCGCGCCGCGCGGTGAAGGTGACCGGCACGGCCGAACCGCTCACCGGTCCGGTGTACGTCGCCGCGTTCACCCCGGTCGCGAACATCGCGGTCGGCGACGAGACCCCGTGGGGCGTCGCCGCCGAGCTGGCCCGGCTGGTGCCGGGCACCGGGACCGACACGTACAGCAGCGAGTCCGAGGCACCCGCCGAGGCCGCGCTGTCGGCGGCGGGGGAGCGGCGCATCGTCGCGGTCGTCCGCGACGCGCACCGCCATGCGTGGATGACCGAGGCCCTGGACGCGCTGCTCGCGGAACGCCCGGACACGATCGTGGTCGAGATGGGCGTCCCCCAGGCGGCCCCCCGGGGAGCCCTGCACATCGCCACGCACGGCGCGGCGAGAGTCTGCGGCCAGGCAGCGGCAGAGGTCATCGCCCTCACGAGCCCGTCCGGCGACTGA
- a CDS encoding GNAT family N-acetyltransferase produces the protein MDITIRPVEPAEHTVLGEITAEAYLGDGLLDFGADDPYLVKLRDVPRRAAEAEVLVAADTRGRVLGGVTYAPPGNPWCDIAAPDEAEFRMLAVSREARGAGAGEALVRACIERARATPGVTGIVLSTQPAMHGAHRIYGRLGFVRTPERDWNPIEDLKLLTYRLELRPLV, from the coding sequence ATGGACATAACGATCCGGCCGGTCGAGCCCGCCGAGCACACGGTCCTCGGCGAGATCACCGCCGAGGCCTATCTCGGGGACGGCCTCCTCGACTTCGGCGCCGACGACCCGTATCTGGTGAAGCTGCGCGATGTCCCCCGCCGGGCCGCCGAGGCCGAGGTGCTGGTGGCGGCCGACACGCGGGGCCGCGTCCTGGGCGGGGTGACCTACGCCCCGCCGGGCAACCCCTGGTGCGACATCGCCGCGCCCGACGAAGCCGAATTCCGGATGCTGGCGGTCTCCCGCGAGGCCCGGGGAGCGGGAGCGGGTGAGGCGCTGGTACGGGCCTGTATCGAGCGCGCACGAGCCACCCCGGGCGTCACCGGGATCGTCCTGTCGACGCAGCCGGCGATGCACGGTGCCCATAGAATCTACGGGCGCCTCGGCTTCGTCCGGACCCCCGAGAGGGACTGGAATCCGATCGAGGACCTGAAGCTGCTGACGTACCGCCTGGAGCTCCGGCCCCTGGTGTGA
- a CDS encoding GntR family transcriptional regulator, whose product MGADGGSSETETGAGTRTARVPKYYRLKRHLLDMTDTMPPGTPVPPERTLAAEFDTSRTTVRQALQELVVEGRLERIQGKGTFVAKPKVSQALQLTSYTEDMRAQGLEPTSQLLDIGYVTADDTLAGLLDISAGGRVLRIERLRLASGEPMAIETTHLSAKRFPALRRSLVKYTSLYTALAEVYDVRLAEAEETIETSLATPREAGLLGTDVGLPMLMLSRHSLDEQGEPVEWVRSVYRGDRYKFVARLKRPLD is encoded by the coding sequence ATGGGTGCCGACGGGGGCAGTTCGGAGACCGAGACGGGGGCGGGTACACGCACCGCGCGCGTCCCGAAGTACTACCGGCTGAAGCGACATCTCCTCGACATGACGGACACCATGCCGCCGGGCACCCCGGTGCCCCCCGAACGGACCCTGGCCGCCGAGTTCGACACCTCGCGCACCACCGTGCGCCAGGCGCTCCAGGAGCTGGTGGTCGAGGGCCGGCTGGAGCGCATCCAGGGCAAGGGCACCTTCGTCGCCAAGCCGAAGGTCTCGCAGGCCCTGCAACTCACCTCGTACACCGAGGACATGCGCGCCCAGGGCCTGGAACCGACCTCCCAGCTCCTGGACATCGGCTACGTCACCGCCGACGACACGCTCGCCGGACTGCTCGACATCAGCGCGGGGGGACGCGTGCTGCGGATCGAGCGGCTCCGGCTGGCGAGCGGCGAGCCGATGGCCATCGAGACCACGCACCTGTCGGCCAAGCGCTTCCCCGCGCTGCGGCGTTCGCTGGTGAAGTACACCTCGCTCTACACGGCCCTCGCCGAGGTGTACGACGTACGGCTGGCCGAGGCCGAGGAGACCATCGAGACCTCCCTGGCCACCCCGCGCGAGGCCGGACTGCTCGGCACGGACGTGGGCCTGCCGATGCTGATGCTGTCGCGGCACTCGCTGGACGAGCAGGGCGAGCCGGTCGAGTGGGTGCGCTCGGTCTACCGGGGCGACCGCTACAAGTTCGTGGCCCGTCTGAAGCGCCCGCTGGACTGA
- the nagB gene encoding glucosamine-6-phosphate deaminase gives MEVVIVPDAKAGGELIAGAIGALLSRKPDALLGVATGSTPLPIYQALADKVRSGAVDASRARICQLDEYVGLPAGHPESYRSVVLREVVEPLGLSEASFMGPDGTAEDVQAACEAYDRALAEAGGVDLQLLGIGTDGHIGFNEPCSSLASRTRIKTLTEQTRVDNARFFDDDIEQVPHHVITQGIGTILEARHPILLATGEGKADAVAQTVEGPVAAIVPASALQLHPHATVVVDEAAASKLKLADYFRATYAAKPLWQGI, from the coding sequence GTGGAAGTTGTCATCGTCCCGGACGCCAAGGCAGGCGGCGAGCTGATCGCGGGGGCCATCGGCGCCCTGCTCAGCCGCAAGCCCGACGCCCTTCTCGGCGTTGCCACCGGCTCGACCCCGCTGCCCATCTACCAGGCCCTGGCGGACAAGGTCCGCTCCGGTGCCGTGGACGCCTCGCGCGCCCGCATCTGCCAGCTCGACGAGTACGTGGGACTGCCCGCGGGCCACCCGGAGTCGTACCGCTCCGTGGTGCTGCGCGAGGTCGTCGAGCCGCTCGGCCTCTCCGAGGCGTCGTTCATGGGTCCGGACGGGACCGCCGAGGACGTCCAGGCCGCCTGCGAGGCGTACGACAGGGCACTCGCCGAGGCCGGCGGGGTGGACCTCCAGCTGCTCGGCATCGGCACCGACGGGCACATCGGCTTCAACGAGCCGTGCTCCTCGCTCGCCTCCCGTACCCGGATCAAGACGCTCACCGAGCAGACCCGGGTCGACAACGCGCGCTTCTTCGACGACGACATCGAGCAGGTGCCGCACCACGTGATCACCCAGGGCATCGGGACGATCCTGGAGGCCCGCCACCCGATCCTGCTCGCCACGGGCGAGGGCAAGGCGGACGCGGTGGCGCAGACGGTCGAGGGGCCGGTCGCGGCGATCGTGCCCGCCTCGGCGCTCCAGCTGCACCCGCATGCGACGGTGGTGGTCGACGAGGCGGCGGCGTCGAAGCTGAAGCTGGCGGACTACTTCCGCGCCACGTATGCGGCGAAGCCGCTGTGGCAGGGCATTTAG
- a CDS encoding extracellular solute-binding protein gives MKRGLIAAIGVVALMAGATACGSDDKTDSSSKKAGPDSYKGQTLTVWAMDGSTPPGWTKGLTAAFEKKTGAKLKFETQKWDGIQQKITTALSESTPPDVIEVGNTQTPAYAATGGLADLSDLKTEIGGDWVDALNKSSVFDGKQYAAPWYFANRVVIYNKKVWADAGIKDTPKTRDEFFKDLDAIKAKGKAEPIYLPGQNWYFFDGLTIGQGADLVKKEGDKYVSNLADPKVTAAMELYKKYQSYSKAPKDKDEATPQQADVFAKGNVGAFIGMGWEAGTAIAANKKIEGDIGYFTIPGETAEKPEGVFLGGSNFAVAAGSKKQELAKEFLKLALSDEFEGQLAKENGVIPNKESLNSNLTGNGAAEAAAPAAAGGGTTPLIPEWAAVENAPNPIKSYMTAVLNGKSPADAAKSVEGEINKRLSQKN, from the coding sequence GTGAAGCGCGGACTCATCGCGGCCATTGGTGTCGTAGCTCTCATGGCCGGTGCCACTGCCTGTGGCTCGGACGACAAGACCGACAGCAGCAGCAAGAAGGCCGGCCCGGACAGCTACAAGGGCCAGACGCTGACCGTCTGGGCCATGGACGGCTCCACGCCTCCCGGCTGGACCAAGGGTCTCACCGCCGCCTTCGAGAAGAAGACCGGCGCCAAGCTGAAGTTCGAGACCCAGAAGTGGGACGGCATTCAGCAGAAGATCACGACCGCCCTCTCGGAGTCGACCCCGCCGGACGTCATCGAGGTCGGCAACACCCAGACCCCCGCGTACGCGGCCACCGGTGGCCTCGCCGACCTGAGCGACCTGAAGACGGAGATCGGCGGCGACTGGGTCGACGCCCTGAACAAGTCCTCGGTCTTCGACGGCAAGCAGTACGCCGCCCCGTGGTACTTCGCCAACCGCGTCGTCATCTACAACAAGAAGGTCTGGGCCGACGCCGGCATCAAGGACACCCCGAAGACGCGCGACGAGTTCTTCAAGGACCTCGACGCCATCAAGGCGAAGGGCAAGGCCGAGCCGATCTACCTGCCCGGCCAGAACTGGTACTTCTTCGACGGTCTGACCATCGGACAGGGCGCGGACCTGGTGAAGAAGGAAGGCGACAAGTACGTCTCCAACCTCGCCGACCCCAAGGTCACCGCGGCCATGGAGCTGTACAAGAAGTACCAGTCCTACTCCAAGGCCCCCAAGGACAAGGACGAGGCCACCCCGCAGCAGGCCGACGTCTTCGCCAAGGGCAACGTCGGTGCCTTCATCGGCATGGGCTGGGAGGCCGGCACGGCCATCGCCGCCAACAAGAAGATCGAGGGCGACATCGGCTACTTCACCATTCCGGGTGAGACCGCCGAGAAGCCCGAGGGTGTCTTCCTCGGTGGCTCCAACTTCGCGGTCGCCGCGGGCAGCAAGAAGCAGGAGCTCGCCAAGGAGTTCCTGAAGCTCGCCCTGTCGGACGAGTTCGAGGGCCAGCTGGCCAAGGAGAACGGCGTCATCCCGAACAAGGAGTCGCTCAACTCCAACCTGACCGGCAACGGCGCCGCCGAGGCCGCGGCCCCGGCCGCCGCCGGTGGTGGCACCACCCCGCTCATCCCCGAGTGGGCCGCCGTCGAGAACGCGCCGAACCCGATCAAGAGCTACATGACCGCGGTTCTGAACGGAAAGTCCCCGGCCGACGCCGCCAAGTCGGTCGAGGGCGAGATCAACAAGCGCCTCTCGCAGAAGAACTGA
- the mctP gene encoding monocarboxylate uptake permease MctP: MKDGVNGVALGVFIFFFLAVTVIGFMAARWRKAENEASLDEWGLGGRSFGTWVTWFLLGGDLYTAYTFVAVPAAIYAAGAAGFFAVPYTILVYPLIFTFLPRLWSVSHKHGYVTTSDFVRGRFGSKGLSLAVAVTGILATMPYIALQLVGIQAVLDVMGVGGGENTNWFVKDLPLLIAFAVLAAYTYSSGLRAPALIAFVKDGLIYLVIAVAIIYIPIKLGGFDDIFAAAQDKFAGPPGGKPTGALAPAEAGQWGYATLALGSALALFMYPHSITATLSSRSREVIRRNTTILPLYSLMLGLLALLGFMAIAAGVKVDNGQLAIPQLFENMFPDWFAGVAFAAIGIGALVPAAIMSIAAANLFTRNIYKDFLKPDATPAQETKVSKLVSLLVKVGALAFVLTMDKTVAINFQLLGGIWILQTMPALVGGLFTRWFHRWALLAGWAVGMIYGTAAAYGVASPTQKHFGGSSKEIPGLGEIGYIGLTAFVLNIVVTVVLTFVLNAVKAPAGVDETAPGDYTADAGDPGVQTELPPATAGAPGGH, encoded by the coding sequence ATGAAGGACGGCGTGAACGGCGTCGCGCTCGGCGTCTTCATCTTCTTCTTCCTGGCCGTCACGGTCATCGGCTTCATGGCCGCGCGCTGGCGCAAGGCCGAGAACGAGGCCAGCCTCGACGAATGGGGCCTCGGCGGCCGGTCGTTCGGCACCTGGGTCACCTGGTTCCTGCTCGGCGGCGACCTCTACACCGCGTACACCTTCGTCGCCGTACCCGCGGCGATCTACGCGGCGGGCGCGGCCGGCTTCTTCGCGGTGCCCTACACCATCCTGGTGTACCCGCTGATCTTCACCTTCCTGCCGCGCCTGTGGTCGGTGTCGCACAAGCACGGCTACGTCACCACCTCGGACTTCGTCCGCGGCCGCTTCGGCTCCAAGGGGCTCTCACTGGCCGTCGCGGTCACCGGCATCCTCGCCACCATGCCGTACATCGCGCTCCAGCTCGTCGGCATCCAGGCCGTGCTGGACGTGATGGGCGTCGGCGGCGGCGAGAACACCAACTGGTTCGTCAAGGACCTGCCGCTGCTGATCGCGTTCGCGGTGCTCGCCGCGTACACGTACTCCTCCGGGCTGCGCGCTCCCGCGCTGATCGCGTTCGTCAAGGACGGACTGATCTACCTGGTCATCGCCGTGGCGATCATCTACATCCCGATCAAGCTCGGCGGCTTCGACGACATCTTCGCCGCCGCGCAGGACAAATTCGCGGGCCCGCCGGGCGGCAAGCCGACCGGCGCCCTCGCACCCGCCGAGGCGGGCCAGTGGGGTTACGCCACCCTGGCGCTGGGCTCCGCGCTGGCGCTCTTCATGTATCCGCACTCCATCACGGCGACGCTCTCCAGCCGCAGCCGTGAGGTGATCCGGCGCAACACCACCATCCTGCCGCTGTACTCGCTGATGCTGGGCCTGCTCGCGCTGCTCGGCTTCATGGCGATCGCCGCCGGCGTCAAGGTGGACAACGGCCAGCTGGCCATCCCGCAGCTGTTCGAGAACATGTTCCCCGACTGGTTCGCGGGGGTGGCCTTCGCCGCCATCGGCATCGGCGCGCTGGTGCCGGCCGCGATCATGTCGATTGCCGCGGCGAACCTGTTCACCCGCAACATCTACAAGGACTTCCTGAAGCCCGACGCGACGCCCGCCCAGGAGACCAAGGTCTCCAAGCTGGTCTCGCTGCTGGTGAAGGTCGGCGCGCTCGCCTTCGTCCTCACCATGGACAAGACGGTCGCGATCAACTTCCAGCTGCTCGGCGGGATCTGGATCCTCCAGACGATGCCTGCCCTGGTCGGCGGCCTGTTCACCCGCTGGTTCCACCGCTGGGCGCTGCTCGCCGGCTGGGCGGTCGGCATGATCTACGGGACGGCCGCCGCCTACGGGGTCGCGAGCCCCACCCAGAAGCACTTCGGCGGGTCCTCCAAGGAGATCCCGGGCCTCGGCGAGATCGGCTACATCGGCCTGACGGCCTTCGTGCTGAACATCGTGGTCACCGTGGTCCTGACCTTCGTCCTGAACGCCGTGAAGGCGCCCGCCGGGGTCGACGAGACCGCTCCGGGCGACTACACCGCGGACGCGGGCGACCCGGGCGTGCAGACGGAGCTCCCGCCGGCCACGGCGGGTGCGCCGGGCGGCCACTGA